In a genomic window of Rhizobium tumorigenes:
- a CDS encoding RES domain-containing protein yields the protein MVNLTGRGLAVAGATAEVPHSGLPYHAPQAWSRAIFDHGDQFDGIAYHARHDDTELCYAIFDRAASALSETERELNLDADWFWRVAGEYGSGLAP from the coding sequence ATGGTCAACCTGACCGGTCGGGGACTTGCCGTGGCCGGAGCGACCGCAGAGGTTCCCCATTCGGGCCTGCCCTATCACGCGCCGCAGGCATGGTCCCGAGCGATTTTCGATCACGGTGACCAATTCGACGGTATCGCCTATCACGCGCGCCATGACGATACGGAGTTATGCTATGCGATATTTGACCGCGCGGCCTCGGCACTCAGTGAGACGGAGCGCGAACTCAATCTCGATGCGGATTGGTTTTGGCGCGTAGCGGGGGAATATGGCTCGGGACTTGCCCCTTAG
- a CDS encoding RES domain-containing protein — MSPPLPPANFESRKPEIISIPAKAVVHRFYTSTFEPIHFDKSDLGRFNAPDATYGVLYAAREIEGAFAETFLRTLAHAHRYLVSKKKGLRALVFHA; from the coding sequence TTGAGCCCTCCTCTGCCACCTGCCAATTTTGAGAGCCGCAAACCCGAGATCATATCGATCCCTGCCAAGGCTGTGGTGCATCGGTTCTACACATCGACATTCGAACCAATTCATTTCGACAAATCCGATCTGGGCCGTTTCAACGCGCCAGACGCAACCTATGGCGTCCTTTATGCTGCCCGTGAGATCGAGGGTGCCTTTGCCGAGACATTCCTTCGAACACTGGCACACGCTCATCGATATCTGGTTTCTAAAAAGAAAGGCTTACGTGCGCTTGTCTTCCACGCATGA
- a CDS encoding TetR/AcrR family transcriptional regulator: MSANAKEAIMAAGLRSAQAHGYGGLNMRDLASDVGIKAASIYHHFPSKAELAAAIARRYWQDTKAWLDEVASRNKDPKKSLREYPESFRVSLKNGNRICLASFLGAECDDLPEPVRQEVQTFTDVNVAWLRKQLIEGGLLITGENAEERARAMFAAIAGAQLLARSRSDIAIFDSAISSYRAAGLLH, translated from the coding sequence ATGAGTGCTAACGCTAAGGAAGCCATCATGGCGGCAGGTCTTCGCAGCGCACAGGCGCATGGATATGGCGGCCTGAACATGCGCGACCTTGCGAGCGATGTAGGCATCAAGGCGGCCAGCATCTATCACCACTTCCCCAGTAAGGCTGAGCTTGCGGCCGCGATTGCTCGGCGCTACTGGCAGGACACGAAGGCTTGGCTGGATGAGGTGGCGAGCCGCAACAAGGATCCGAAGAAAAGCCTGCGCGAATATCCCGAGAGCTTCCGCGTATCGCTCAAAAACGGCAATCGAATTTGCCTGGCCAGCTTCCTTGGCGCAGAATGCGACGATCTTCCCGAGCCGGTTAGACAGGAAGTCCAGACTTTTACCGACGTCAACGTTGCGTGGCTGCGCAAGCAACTGATCGAGGGCGGACTGCTGATTACAGGCGAGAATGCTGAGGAGCGTGCGCGCGCGATGTTCGCCGCCATCGCCGGGGCTCAGCTTCTGGCACGAAGCCGTTCCGATATCGCCATCTTTGATTCCGCAATCTCGAGCTATCGCGCCGCAGGGCTGCTTCACTAA
- a CDS encoding amidase, with protein MFIELIYSDATKLAELIRTKELSPVEVMQAHLDRIEAVDGDINAIVTLANGALEAAKRAEAAVLAGEDLGPLHGVPFTVKDSIDTAGVLTQRGSPIFRGRIPDEDATSVARMKKAGGILLAKTNLPEFSYWIESDNLLSGRSNNPWDLERTPGGSSGGESAAIAAGMSPLGLGTDLAISLRGPAAQTGITSMKATRGRVPMTGIWPRAPRRFWHVGPMARSVRDIAFAFSQLAGSDGKDAFSSSTTLFDAGLGRQPFRQLRVGWMVGPGFGPVDPEVATTVKAAAEALKDVGVSVEHVGIPALERDFALDVFNRLHVMEMKPAFKEATAGRRDDELYKMAKTMLSLPDTSVKDYIDAEQAAERLRDGYADYFSRYDALITHVLPIPAHKHGVGEFVIDGQTVDATYLQGATVPLNITGLPGLSMRFGTSSEGLPINVQVVGAWQAESTILHIASLLESISPVRSLRPNL; from the coding sequence ATGTTCATCGAACTCATCTATTCCGACGCGACGAAGCTCGCTGAGCTCATCCGCACCAAGGAACTTTCGCCCGTCGAGGTCATGCAGGCTCACCTCGATCGCATCGAAGCCGTAGATGGTGACATCAATGCCATTGTCACTTTGGCCAATGGGGCGTTGGAAGCTGCCAAGCGCGCAGAAGCGGCCGTTCTTGCAGGCGAAGATCTCGGCCCACTGCACGGCGTGCCCTTCACGGTCAAAGACTCGATCGATACAGCGGGTGTATTGACCCAACGGGGCTCGCCGATCTTCAGGGGCCGTATCCCTGATGAAGACGCCACCAGTGTCGCCCGCATGAAAAAGGCTGGTGGCATTCTGCTGGCAAAGACAAATCTACCAGAATTTTCCTACTGGATCGAAAGCGACAACCTGCTTTCGGGCCGCTCCAACAATCCATGGGATCTCGAGCGCACGCCGGGTGGATCGAGCGGCGGCGAATCGGCCGCCATCGCCGCCGGTATGTCACCTCTCGGTCTCGGCACCGATCTTGCCATCTCGCTTCGCGGCCCTGCCGCCCAGACCGGGATCACCTCGATGAAGGCGACACGTGGCCGCGTGCCGATGACAGGTATCTGGCCACGGGCGCCGCGCCGTTTCTGGCATGTCGGGCCTATGGCAAGATCGGTTCGCGACATCGCGTTCGCCTTCTCCCAGTTGGCCGGATCAGACGGCAAGGACGCGTTTTCCAGCAGCACAACTCTCTTCGACGCCGGCTTAGGTCGCCAGCCGTTTCGCCAGCTTCGTGTCGGCTGGATGGTTGGCCCCGGCTTTGGCCCAGTCGATCCAGAAGTTGCTACCACCGTCAAGGCGGCAGCCGAGGCACTGAAGGACGTCGGCGTCTCGGTCGAGCATGTCGGCATTCCGGCGCTCGAGCGTGACTTCGCGCTCGACGTCTTCAACCGCCTGCATGTTATGGAAATGAAGCCCGCCTTCAAGGAGGCAACTGCTGGCCGCCGAGACGATGAACTCTACAAGATGGCAAAGACTATGCTCTCCCTGCCGGATACATCGGTGAAAGACTATATCGATGCCGAGCAGGCAGCCGAGCGGCTCCGCGATGGCTATGCTGACTACTTCTCCCGCTACGACGCGCTAATCACCCATGTGCTGCCGATCCCGGCCCACAAGCACGGCGTCGGGGAATTCGTGATTGATGGCCAGACGGTCGATGCGACCTATCTGCAGGGTGCGACAGTGCCGCTCAACATCACTGGCTTGCCGGGATTGTCCATGCGGTTCGGCACCAGTAGCGAAGGTTTGCCGATCAATGTTCAGGTTGTCGGCGCCTGGCAGGCGGAATCTACGATCTTGCACATCGCTTCGCTCCTTGAAAGCATCAGCCCGGTCCGCAGCCTGCGCCCTAATCTCTAG
- a CDS encoding DUF2282 domain-containing protein — protein MSIRTTVNSALLASAVATALASAAFAAPLTKGEMDAATSAHKEKCFGIALKGQNDCAAGPGTTCQGTSTVDFQGNSWKFVQHGTCTSIHVPGGKTGSTSAI, from the coding sequence ATGTCCATCAGAACGACCGTCAACTCAGCCCTTCTTGCCAGCGCCGTCGCAACTGCGCTCGCGTCCGCAGCGTTCGCTGCTCCCCTTACCAAGGGCGAGATGGATGCTGCCACCTCGGCTCACAAGGAAAAGTGCTTCGGTATTGCGCTTAAAGGCCAGAACGATTGTGCGGCTGGTCCAGGCACCACCTGCCAGGGAACGTCTACGGTCGATTTCCAGGGCAACTCCTGGAAGTTCGTCCAGCATGGCACATGCACATCCATACACGTCCCAGGCGGCAAGACCGGCTCGACGAGCGCAATCTAA
- a CDS encoding DUF692 domain-containing protein encodes MNAILKLDTPQALPKLRFPPYPITSLAGTSFKHEHLEAILAEQPDGGFFEVHAENYMGAGGPPHRALERIRRDYPISLHGVSMSIGGPQRIDPTHLARFAALVERYEPALVSEHLAWSTHETTYFNDLLPLPYTEATLARVVSHIDEMQKAIGRPILLENPSTYVAFSASSMSETDFIREVAKRSGCGLLLDVNNVFVSAINHGFSALDYLADFPLERVGEIHLAGHAEQTDDEGDLLLIDSHDGPVADAIWRLFDIVLRRCGPIPTLVEWDSNIPDWEILKGEAMAAQQILDRHARVATVGGSYGTR; translated from the coding sequence ATGAATGCGATCCTGAAATTGGACACCCCGCAGGCACTGCCCAAGCTCCGCTTTCCGCCCTACCCGATTACAAGTTTGGCAGGTACCAGCTTTAAACACGAACACCTCGAGGCTATCCTCGCCGAGCAGCCCGACGGTGGCTTCTTCGAAGTCCACGCCGAGAACTACATGGGTGCGGGAGGACCGCCCCATCGGGCGCTCGAACGAATCCGACGCGACTATCCAATTTCGCTGCATGGCGTTTCGATGTCTATCGGCGGCCCTCAAAGGATCGACCCGACACATCTGGCGCGCTTTGCCGCCCTCGTCGAGCGGTACGAGCCGGCTCTGGTCTCCGAGCATCTGGCATGGTCCACGCATGAGACAACCTATTTCAACGATCTGCTGCCGCTTCCCTATACGGAGGCGACCCTGGCCAGGGTCGTCTCGCACATCGACGAAATGCAGAAGGCAATCGGACGACCTATCCTCCTTGAAAATCCTTCCACCTACGTGGCGTTCAGCGCATCCAGCATGAGCGAGACTGATTTCATTCGTGAAGTCGCAAAGCGTTCCGGCTGTGGCCTGTTGCTCGACGTCAACAATGTTTTCGTATCCGCGATCAACCACGGCTTCTCGGCTCTCGACTACTTGGCGGACTTTCCGCTTGAGCGCGTCGGAGAGATTCACCTCGCAGGCCATGCGGAACAGACCGACGACGAGGGTGATTTGCTCCTCATCGACAGCCATGACGGCCCGGTAGCGGATGCGATCTGGAGATTGTTCGACATCGTCCTCAGGCGCTGTGGACCAATTCCCACCCTTGTCGAATGGGATAGCAACATCCCGGACTGGGAGATCCTCAAAGGCGAGGCGATGGCCGCCCAGCAGATCCTTGATCGCCACGCTCGTGTCGCGACTGTCGGAGGCTCCTATGGAACGCGCTGA
- a CDS encoding DNA-binding domain-containing protein, with translation MERADHMAPDGLTPDFGAMFSSPLVDPECPTPDGVIGPNGKAADKRYNVYRNNVTVSLIEALVSIYPAVQRLTGIEFFRAMARFHIRETPPSSPLLFEYGREFPDFIERYEYAQSLPWLADVARLERAWLDCYHAADAAPIAATAFGSIPADRLAEAVFVPHPAVRITCSRFSAISIFVANREEGHARLIDAGQAQDALITRPGHDVIVRHLPPGGVTFLTRLIAGDPLGSAVSAALEVASNFDLPANIAGMLDAGVFVSIKDGDLQWK, from the coding sequence ATGGAACGCGCTGACCACATGGCGCCGGACGGACTAACTCCGGATTTCGGTGCGATGTTCTCATCACCTCTGGTGGATCCAGAATGTCCGACGCCCGACGGCGTTATTGGGCCCAATGGAAAGGCTGCCGACAAACGATACAACGTCTATCGAAACAATGTGACGGTGAGCTTGATAGAGGCCCTCGTCTCGATCTACCCCGCCGTCCAGCGTCTCACCGGCATTGAGTTCTTTCGGGCAATGGCACGCTTCCATATTCGGGAAACCCCGCCTTCCTCACCTTTGCTGTTCGAATACGGGCGGGAATTTCCCGATTTCATCGAGCGCTATGAGTACGCGCAGTCGTTACCGTGGTTGGCAGATGTCGCCCGGCTCGAACGTGCCTGGCTGGATTGCTATCACGCAGCCGATGCCGCGCCTATTGCAGCGACGGCATTCGGATCCATCCCTGCCGATAGACTAGCGGAAGCGGTATTCGTGCCTCATCCAGCGGTCCGGATCACCTGCTCTCGCTTTTCCGCTATTTCGATCTTTGTCGCCAACCGTGAAGAGGGTCACGCCCGCTTGATCGATGCCGGCCAAGCGCAGGACGCGCTTATCACGCGGCCGGGACATGACGTAATCGTCCGCCATCTTCCCCCCGGCGGCGTGACATTCCTGACACGATTGATCGCGGGCGATCCACTTGGATCGGCTGTATCTGCCGCCCTCGAGGTGGCCTCCAATTTCGACTTACCCGCCAACATTGCCGGCATGCTCGATGCTGGAGTGTTCGTCTCAATCAAGGATGGAGATCTGCAATGGAAATGA
- a CDS encoding DoxX family protein, which translates to MNNGILAGERSRSPIVMLAVRAKTLVQAIAQPDVVQFVLRFALSVPFFKSGMLKWDGFLQLNDTAITLFTDEFMIHLPGGPYPFPAPAVFAFLSGTGEIVFPILLVIGLATRFAATGLLFMTLIVELTVPDGWPIHITWAAMALGIMAWGPGRVSVDHFIRRQFGE; encoded by the coding sequence ATGAACAATGGGATTTTGGCGGGCGAGAGAAGCCGCAGCCCGATCGTCATGTTGGCTGTTCGTGCGAAAACGCTTGTCCAGGCCATTGCACAGCCAGACGTCGTCCAGTTCGTGCTGCGCTTTGCGCTTTCCGTACCCTTTTTCAAATCGGGCATGCTGAAATGGGACGGCTTTTTGCAGCTTAACGATACGGCAATCACGCTGTTCACCGACGAGTTCATGATCCATCTCCCCGGAGGCCCCTATCCCTTCCCCGCCCCCGCCGTGTTTGCCTTCCTGTCAGGGACCGGAGAGATCGTGTTCCCAATCCTGCTGGTGATCGGCCTGGCCACCCGGTTTGCCGCAACGGGGCTACTGTTCATGACGTTGATTGTGGAGTTGACAGTGCCGGACGGATGGCCGATCCACATCACCTGGGCAGCGATGGCATTGGGAATCATGGCATGGGGACCAGGACGCGTCTCTGTTGACCATTTCATTCGACGACAGTTCGGAGAATGA
- a CDS encoding NrsF family protein, whose translation MKTPDLIQKLAGELTPISPRKTRNDLLIGLGCGAGVTLICVILIYGVQPGLFSFSHGLPLLMKAAYALSLAAIAASMLVPMLKPGSPVPARRRWLATTLLLIAALALFQTVTAANIDTRSLWLGASWQQCPLRIACLSIPVLAGACWAVRRQAPVQLRTAGALAGLVAGGIATCIYALACPENGAGFVLVWYSLGIGITTVFGSIVGPRVLRW comes from the coding sequence ATGAAAACGCCCGATCTCATTCAAAAACTAGCCGGCGAATTGACACCGATTTCGCCTCGAAAGACCCGCAACGACTTGTTGATCGGCTTGGGCTGTGGCGCTGGAGTGACGCTGATCTGCGTGATTCTGATCTATGGCGTCCAGCCTGGACTGTTCAGCTTCAGCCACGGGTTACCGCTTTTGATGAAGGCGGCATACGCGCTTTCGCTGGCCGCGATCGCAGCATCCATGTTGGTGCCGATGCTTAAACCCGGCAGCCCTGTACCAGCCCGGCGCCGCTGGCTTGCGACAACGTTACTCTTGATCGCCGCTCTCGCTCTATTTCAAACGGTAACGGCAGCCAACATCGACACAAGGTCCCTTTGGCTCGGAGCCAGTTGGCAGCAATGCCCGCTTCGCATCGCCTGCCTGTCGATCCCTGTCTTGGCCGGTGCCTGCTGGGCTGTTCGCCGACAGGCTCCTGTGCAACTGCGCACTGCTGGGGCGCTTGCAGGACTGGTCGCAGGAGGAATTGCAACCTGCATCTATGCTTTGGCCTGCCCTGAAAATGGCGCCGGATTTGTGCTCGTCTGGTATTCGCTCGGAATTGGGATTACCACCGTGTTCGGCTCAATCGTCGGTCCGCGGGTATTGCGTTGGTAA
- a CDS encoding sigma-70 family RNA polymerase sigma factor, whose amino-acid sequence MATVIKGCSSRQPASEASDLWGDLMAAAQRGNGGAYTRLLTEIDVWLCRYYARRLPPSFVEDAVQDTLLTVHVRRHTYEPGRPFKAWLSGIARYKWIDRLRGMARDPAAPGAEDLGDDIAIEDHGTAVTSAVYLQELLAKLKPAQSQVIKLVKIDGLTIEEAAELTGQSVALVKVNIHRGLTTLSGIVAGRPG is encoded by the coding sequence ATGGCCACCGTCATCAAGGGTTGTTCATCCAGGCAACCAGCATCCGAGGCGTCCGATCTCTGGGGCGATCTCATGGCTGCCGCCCAGCGAGGCAATGGCGGCGCTTATACCCGATTGCTCACCGAAATCGATGTCTGGCTATGCCGATATTACGCAAGACGCTTGCCACCGTCATTCGTCGAGGATGCCGTGCAAGATACGTTGCTGACTGTCCATGTTCGCCGACACACCTACGAGCCTGGTCGCCCATTCAAGGCATGGCTCTCCGGTATCGCGCGCTACAAGTGGATCGATCGCCTGCGCGGAATGGCGCGCGATCCGGCAGCGCCCGGCGCCGAGGACCTTGGAGATGACATTGCCATCGAAGATCATGGCACCGCAGTCACAAGCGCCGTCTACCTGCAAGAGTTACTCGCCAAGCTCAAGCCCGCCCAGTCGCAAGTCATTAAGCTCGTCAAGATCGATGGCCTGACGATTGAGGAAGCAGCCGAACTCACGGGCCAATCGGTGGCGCTGGTGAAGGTCAATATCCATCGCGGCCTGACGACGCTGAGCGGCATCGTCGCAGGTCGCCCGGGATAG
- a CDS encoding LysR family transcriptional regulator yields MLATALFKAAVFPTELCHIRLMEMHQVQYFLAMARNLNFTRAAEECNVTQPSLTRAIQKLEEEFDGPLFHRERSRTHLTALGEQMLPHLERTFEAAQAAKMLAREIGKEQVAPLRLGVASTIDNDVLDEVIAEIGASLPGFELTLSSGSSEDMIELGMEGRLDLFIVEVPDNKPERLEAWVLFDHIYHMLTKAEHPLATNETVTLEDVRDELWIEYCGDGAVALRDAAKAAGFEPVFRHRADSPAHLRRLVLAGFGSAFVPPPRERSRMVVLRLAGVEASKAVSLAAIAGRRRSAAASAFVRASRARSWNVEESASE; encoded by the coding sequence TTGCTTGCGACCGCATTGTTCAAGGCTGCTGTATTCCCAACGGAGCTGTGCCATATTCGGCTGATGGAGATGCACCAGGTTCAATATTTTCTGGCGATGGCGCGAAACTTGAATTTCACGCGCGCCGCCGAGGAATGTAATGTCACTCAGCCATCGTTGACGCGTGCGATCCAAAAGCTTGAGGAAGAGTTTGACGGACCTCTTTTCCACCGCGAACGTTCCCGCACCCATTTGACCGCTCTCGGCGAGCAGATGCTGCCGCATCTGGAACGGACGTTTGAAGCAGCGCAAGCCGCCAAGATGCTGGCGCGAGAAATTGGAAAGGAACAGGTAGCACCCCTGAGACTTGGCGTCGCCAGTACGATCGACAACGATGTCCTGGATGAGGTGATCGCAGAAATTGGCGCCAGCCTTCCGGGTTTCGAGCTCACGCTGTCGAGCGGGTCCTCCGAGGATATGATCGAGCTCGGTATGGAAGGCAGGCTTGATCTCTTTATTGTCGAGGTGCCGGACAACAAGCCCGAAAGGCTGGAGGCCTGGGTGCTGTTCGATCATATCTACCACATGCTCACCAAAGCGGAACATCCGCTTGCAACCAACGAAACCGTGACGCTTGAAGATGTGCGGGACGAACTGTGGATCGAATATTGCGGCGATGGAGCAGTGGCTCTCCGTGATGCTGCCAAAGCTGCGGGGTTCGAGCCAGTTTTTCGTCACCGGGCCGACAGCCCGGCCCACCTTCGTCGGCTTGTTCTAGCCGGGTTTGGAAGTGCCTTCGTGCCCCCGCCGCGTGAGCGGTCGCGGATGGTCGTTTTACGGCTTGCGGGAGTTGAGGCGTCCAAGGCGGTCTCTCTGGCCGCGATTGCTGGAAGGCGCCGATCTGCTGCGGCAAGTGCTTTCGTGCGCGCATCCCGGGCTCGATCCTGGAACGTCGAAGAGTCAGCCTCTGAGTGA
- a CDS encoding peroxiredoxin-like family protein — protein sequence MTKPPSLFEKLDALKNASSWRGLYDEFVERLRILNVGAQAPRQGDRFPDIVLPDHLGRHRTLDSLLRQGPLVLSFIRGGWCPYCASELQGRHAALPSLENAGGKLAIVSGELQGRSRLLADKVGSGAIALCDVDHGLALQLGLAFHLGPKMFAAYEGYGVDFNDLYGGIAGILPVPATFVIGQDRTIEFAYAEPDFRLRAEPEDVVDIVASLRG from the coding sequence ATGACAAAGCCACCCTCTCTGTTTGAAAAACTCGATGCGCTGAAGAATGCCTCGTCGTGGCGAGGCCTGTACGACGAATTCGTGGAGAGACTACGCATTCTGAATGTAGGCGCACAGGCGCCGCGCCAAGGCGACCGTTTTCCAGATATCGTGCTGCCTGATCACCTTGGTCGACATCGGACGCTCGACAGTCTTCTGAGGCAAGGGCCATTGGTGCTAAGCTTCATTCGCGGTGGGTGGTGTCCCTATTGCGCCAGCGAATTGCAGGGCCGGCACGCCGCGTTGCCATCTCTCGAGAACGCTGGAGGCAAACTTGCGATCGTTTCGGGAGAGTTGCAAGGCCGAAGCCGATTGCTGGCCGACAAAGTTGGATCAGGGGCGATAGCACTTTGCGATGTGGATCATGGACTAGCCCTGCAACTCGGGCTTGCGTTTCATCTCGGGCCGAAGATGTTTGCCGCCTATGAAGGCTACGGCGTTGACTTCAACGATCTTTATGGCGGCATCGCGGGCATACTCCCGGTGCCGGCAACCTTCGTCATAGGACAAGATCGGACAATCGAGTTTGCATACGCCGAGCCTGATTTTCGGCTACGTGCCGAACCGGAAGACGTCGTAGATATAGTCGCCTCACTCAGAGGCTGA
- a CDS encoding NAD(P)/FAD-dependent oxidoreductase, with protein sequence MQPTESRLNKASKPHIVIIGAGFGGLAVERGLAGSGAIVTLIDRQNHHVFQPLLYQVATAGLSPADIAAPIRAIVKRHKDTRVLLAEVSGVDADNKRVAFSDGSGLDYDALVIATGARHSYFGRDEWARFAPGIKTLDDATLVRRKILLAMERAETIRQESLPDREEFLNFVVVGGGPTGVEMAGAIAELTRHAAEMDFRFITRTCLRIILVEAGPRLLATFPASLGDAARKALEGLGVVVRLGGRVTDIGDYGVTIGEERILTSSVIWAAGVQASDAAKWLQVDADRSGRVKVTADLSVPGHQDVFVIGDTATLIDASGRPVPGVAPAAKQEGLHVALTLRAQFTGSRLPPAFRYRNWGNLATIGRKRAVAEIGSFRVSGMIAWLLWSTAHIYFLVGFRNRIVVGANWLWSYLTFERGARLITGMTHVKPSPKPSEVNQPVVMTST encoded by the coding sequence ATGCAACCGACCGAAAGCAGATTGAACAAGGCGTCGAAACCTCACATCGTCATCATCGGAGCGGGGTTTGGCGGGCTTGCTGTCGAACGGGGATTGGCGGGATCGGGCGCGATAGTAACTTTGATCGACCGACAAAACCATCACGTGTTCCAGCCGCTTCTCTACCAGGTGGCGACGGCGGGATTGTCCCCGGCTGATATCGCCGCCCCCATTCGCGCGATCGTCAAGCGCCATAAAGATACGCGCGTGCTTCTCGCGGAGGTGTCGGGCGTCGACGCCGATAACAAGCGCGTTGCCTTCTCGGATGGCTCGGGACTTGACTACGACGCGTTGGTGATCGCCACCGGCGCGCGCCACAGTTATTTCGGACGGGACGAATGGGCCAGGTTTGCACCGGGGATAAAGACGCTCGATGATGCAACGCTTGTGCGACGGAAGATTCTTCTCGCCATGGAGCGTGCCGAAACCATTCGCCAGGAGAGCCTGCCGGACAGGGAGGAGTTCCTAAACTTTGTCGTCGTTGGTGGAGGCCCCACGGGTGTCGAGATGGCCGGCGCCATCGCCGAATTGACGCGGCATGCTGCGGAAATGGACTTTCGCTTCATCACACGCACCTGCCTCAGGATTATCCTGGTCGAAGCCGGTCCTCGCTTGCTTGCCACCTTTCCAGCCAGCCTCGGGGATGCCGCGCGAAAGGCGCTCGAGGGATTGGGGGTCGTGGTGAGATTGGGTGGCCGCGTGACGGACATCGGAGATTATGGCGTAACAATTGGCGAGGAAAGAATTTTGACGTCCTCAGTCATTTGGGCGGCCGGGGTACAAGCCTCGGATGCAGCCAAATGGCTACAGGTCGATGCCGATCGAAGCGGCCGCGTCAAAGTCACGGCAGATTTGAGCGTGCCCGGACACCAGGACGTTTTCGTGATCGGCGACACCGCAACTCTGATCGACGCGAGCGGCCGCCCCGTCCCTGGGGTAGCACCTGCCGCCAAGCAGGAAGGCCTGCATGTCGCGCTCACACTTCGTGCACAATTTACCGGCAGCCGTTTACCTCCCGCGTTTCGCTATCGAAACTGGGGCAATCTCGCAACGATAGGGCGAAAGCGCGCCGTTGCGGAAATAGGTTCATTCAGGGTGTCGGGTATGATTGCCTGGCTCCTCTGGTCCACCGCACATATCTATTTTCTGGTGGGGTTTCGCAACCGCATCGTTGTTGGCGCCAACTGGCTCTGGAGCTACCTGACCTTCGAACGCGGAGCGCGGCTGATAACCGGGATGACCCATGTCAAGCCATCGCCGAAGCCCAGCGAGGTAAACCAGCCGGTGGTGATGACTTCAACATGA
- a CDS encoding alpha/beta fold hydrolase encodes MKKKILSTVTVVLLASQACALESTTATTTYHRTNVDGVNIFYREAGPQDAPTIVLLHGFPSSSREYDTLLPLLATRYHLIAPDFPGFGQSDAPAPSQYAYTFDHLAETTDHFLTQLNVTKAAFFVHDYGGPVGFRVMLANPGRVDALIVQNANAYKEGLGPKWATIAKYWSDRQANSGVFETFISLAAAEQRHTAGSAHPERYNPDTWTDEYAHLLRPGQREIQADLFYDYRTNVSSYPIWQAWLRDRKPPTLVVWGKNDPSFIVPGAEAYRRDVPDAEIHVLDAGHFSLDEKNDEIASLVLQFMGKIHK; translated from the coding sequence ATGAAGAAGAAAATCCTCTCAACCGTCACAGTGGTGCTACTGGCAAGCCAGGCATGCGCTCTGGAATCCACGACAGCAACAACCACCTATCACCGGACGAATGTAGACGGCGTGAATATATTCTACCGGGAAGCGGGCCCGCAGGATGCACCAACCATCGTTCTCCTGCATGGTTTCCCTTCGTCTTCGCGGGAATACGATACGCTGCTTCCTCTCCTCGCTACACGTTATCATCTCATCGCGCCGGACTTCCCGGGGTTCGGTCAAAGCGATGCACCGGCTCCTTCGCAGTACGCCTACACCTTCGATCATCTGGCCGAGACGACAGATCATTTCCTTACGCAGTTGAACGTCACCAAGGCAGCATTTTTCGTCCATGATTATGGTGGCCCGGTAGGGTTCCGCGTCATGCTGGCAAATCCGGGGCGGGTCGATGCGCTGATTGTCCAGAATGCCAATGCTTACAAGGAGGGACTTGGTCCGAAGTGGGCGACCATCGCCAAATACTGGTCCGATCGACAGGCGAACTCAGGAGTCTTCGAGACCTTCATCTCGCTCGCCGCAGCGGAACAGCGTCACACGGCCGGATCGGCGCATCCGGAACGCTACAATCCCGATACCTGGACAGACGAATATGCCCATCTCTTGAGACCCGGACAGCGTGAAATACAGGCCGATTTGTTCTACGACTACCGAACCAACGTCTCCTCCTACCCGATCTGGCAGGCTTGGCTCCGGGACCGAAAGCCGCCTACGCTAGTTGTCTGGGGAAAGAACGATCCTTCATTCATCGTTCCTGGCGCAGAGGCGTATAGACGCGACGTCCCGGATGCAGAGATCCACGTGTTGGACGCAGGCCATTTTAGCCTGGACGAGAAAAACGACGAAATCGCTTCGTTGGTCCTTCAGTTCATGGGGAAGATTCACAAGTAA